One genomic segment of Acaryochloris marina S15 includes these proteins:
- a CDS encoding GNAT family N-acetyltransferase, whose amino-acid sequence MCCVTLISSTWHGEIAWRLRAMATDPGWRNQGIGTGMIQCLLENLRESDQVRPIWSNARISSTRFYWELG is encoded by the coding sequence ATATGCTGCGTCACTCTAATATCCTCGACCTGGCACGGGGAAATCGCATGGCGACTTAGAGCAATGGCGACAGATCCAGGCTGGAGAAATCAGGGGATTGGCACAGGAATGATCCAGTGCTTGCTTGAAAATTTGCGAGAGTCCGATCAGGTAAGACCGATTTGGTCTAATGCTAGGATTAGCTCTACTAGATTTTACTGGGAGCTAGGCTAG